From a single Capsicum annuum cultivar UCD-10X-F1 chromosome 12, UCD10Xv1.1, whole genome shotgun sequence genomic region:
- the LOC107850857 gene encoding signal peptide peptidase-like 3 isoform X1 codes for MRRQIKGDQLLSIMAFSWRLIGVSIFSFLFLLQSTTTTVAARADDDISRAAPANSSTSCNNPYRMVLVKLWIDGVEHETIGGLSAAFGSLLSTHAKNASRLPATYTKPLNGCSSSSFKLSGSIALALRGQCDFLTKAAVAQAGGAAGIVLINNQEDLLEISCPDNSTISNITIPVVTISKAGGDVIDKYFSAGNKDRPLVDYSAMFIWLMAVGTIFCASFWSELTTSKESNGYEKAPEVIAGGTREEDDKEILNITTRSAFVFVITASTFLLLLYFFMSSWFVWLLIILFSIGGVEGMHSCIISLVLSKCKSCGRKTLNLPLLGEISILSLVVLIFCVAFAIFWAVTRKASYSWIGQDILGICLMITVLQLAQLPNIKVATVLLCCAFLYDIFWVFLSPAIFHDSVMIAVARGDKAGGESIPMLLRVPRISDPYGGYDMIGFGDILFPGLLVCFAFRFDKARRKTVLNGYYIWMMVGYGIGLLFTYLGLYLMNGHGQPALLYLVPCTLGVYVVLGLLRGELKDLWSYDSESTKVADSLLEDA; via the exons ATGCGAAGACAGATAAAGGGGGATCAATTATTATCAATTATGGCATTTTCATGGCGGTTAATCGGAGTAAGCATTTTCAGTTTCCTTTTTCTACttcaatcaacaacaacaaccgtAGCTGCACGCGCCGATGATGATATCTCACGCGCCGCCCCTGCTAATTCATCCACCTCATGTAACAATCCTTATCGAATG GTTCTGGTGAAGTTATGGATTGATGGTGTTGAGCATGAAACAATAGGTGGCTTAAGTGCGGCATTTGGGTCTCTTTTATCCACTCATGCTAAAAATGCCTCCAGATTGCCAGCTACTTATACAAAACCCTTGAATGGCTGTTCCAGTTCCTCTTTTAAG TTATCAGGCTCCATTGCACTGGCTCTTCGCGGTCAATGTGATTTTCTAACGAAGGCTGCAGTTGCACAAGCGGGAGGTGCTGCAGGAATTGTGCTGATAAACAATCAAGAAG ATCTTCTGGAGATTTCTTGTCCTGACAATTCTACGATATCAAACATAACAATTCCTGTTGTAACCATTTCAAAAGCCGGAGGAGATGTCATTGACAAATATTTCTCTGCTGGAAATAAAG ATCGCCCCCTTGTGGACTACTCGGCGATGTTCATATGGCTGATGGCTGTTGGCACAATCTTTTGTGCATCTTTTTGGTCAGAGTTAACTACATCTAAAGAAAGCAATGGCTATGAAAAGGCACCAGAG GTGATTGCTGGAGGCACCAGGGAGGAAGATGACAAGGAAATTCTAAATATCACTACAAGGAGTGCTTTTGTATTTGTCATCACAGCTTCTACGTTTCTGTTGCTACTTTACTTTTTCATGTCGTCTTGGTTTGTCTGGCTGCTGATAATACTTTTCTCCATTGGTGGAGTTGAG GGAATGCATAGCTGTATAATATCCCTGGTATTGAG CAAATGTAAAAGTTGTGGAAGGAAAACGTTGAATTTGCCGCTTCTTGGGGAGATTTCTATTCTATCTCTTGTGGTCTTGATATTTTGCGTGGCATTTGCTATCTTCTGGGCAGTAACTAGGAAAGCATCATACTCTTGGATTGGCCAAGATATTCTG GGAATTTGTTTGATGATAACTGTTCTGCAGTTGGCTCAGTTACCTAATATAAAG GTTGCTACGGTGCTTCTGTGCTGTGCATTTCTCTACGACATCTTCTGGGTTTTCCTTTCACCTGCTATATTCCATGACAGTGTAATGATTGCA GTTGCCCGTGGTGACAAAGCTGGCGGAGAATCCATCCCAATGCTTCTGAGAGTTCCTCGAATATCAGATCCTTATGGTGGCTATGATATGATTGGTTTTGGGGATATTCTCTTTCCCGGTTTGCTGGTTTGTTTTGCTTTTAG ATTTGACAAAGCGAGAAGGAAGACGGTACTAAACGGATACTACATCTGGATGATGGTTGGTTATGGAATTG GTCTTCTATTCACATACTTGGGCTTGTATCTAATGAACGGTCATGGTCAACCCGCGCTTCTATATCTCGTGCCCTGCACACTCG GAGTCTACGTGGTGCTGGGATTGCTGAGGGGCGAACTTAAAGACCTATGGAGCTACGACAGCGAATCAACAAAAGTCGCAGACTCACTATTGGAAGACGCGTAA
- the LOC107850857 gene encoding signal peptide peptidase-like 3 isoform X2: MRRQIKGDQLLSIMAFSWRLIGVSIFSFLFLLQSTTTTVAARADDDISRAAPANSSTSCNNPYRMVLVKLWIDGVEHETIGGLSAAFGSLLSTHAKNASRLPATYTKPLNGCSSSSFKLSGSIALALRGQCDFLTKAAVAQAGGAAGIVLINNQEDLLEISCPDNSTISNITIPVVTISKAGGDVIDKYFSAGNKVEILFYLPDRPLVDYSAMFIWLMAVGTIFCASFWSELTTSKESNGYEKAPEVIAGGTREEDDKEILNITTRSAFVFVITASTFLLLLYFFMSSWFVWLLIILFSIGGVEGMHSCIISLVLSKCKSCGRKTLNLPLLGEISILSLVVLIFCVAFAIFWAVTRKASYSWIGQDILGICLMITVLQLAQLPNIKVATVLLCCAFLYDIFWVFLSPAIFHDSVMIAVARGDKAGGESIPMLLRVPRISDPYGGYDMIGFGDILFPGLLVCFAFRFDKARRKTVLNGYYIWMMVGYGIGLLFTYLGLYLMNGHGQPALLYLVPCTLGVYVVLGLLRGELKDLWSYDSESTKVADSLLEDA, encoded by the exons ATGCGAAGACAGATAAAGGGGGATCAATTATTATCAATTATGGCATTTTCATGGCGGTTAATCGGAGTAAGCATTTTCAGTTTCCTTTTTCTACttcaatcaacaacaacaaccgtAGCTGCACGCGCCGATGATGATATCTCACGCGCCGCCCCTGCTAATTCATCCACCTCATGTAACAATCCTTATCGAATG GTTCTGGTGAAGTTATGGATTGATGGTGTTGAGCATGAAACAATAGGTGGCTTAAGTGCGGCATTTGGGTCTCTTTTATCCACTCATGCTAAAAATGCCTCCAGATTGCCAGCTACTTATACAAAACCCTTGAATGGCTGTTCCAGTTCCTCTTTTAAG TTATCAGGCTCCATTGCACTGGCTCTTCGCGGTCAATGTGATTTTCTAACGAAGGCTGCAGTTGCACAAGCGGGAGGTGCTGCAGGAATTGTGCTGATAAACAATCAAGAAG ATCTTCTGGAGATTTCTTGTCCTGACAATTCTACGATATCAAACATAACAATTCCTGTTGTAACCATTTCAAAAGCCGGAGGAGATGTCATTGACAAATATTTCTCTGCTGGAAATAAAG TGGAGATTCTGTTTTATTTGCCAGATCGCCCCCTTGTGGACTACTCGGCGATGTTCATATGGCTGATGGCTGTTGGCACAATCTTTTGTGCATCTTTTTGGTCAGAGTTAACTACATCTAAAGAAAGCAATGGCTATGAAAAGGCACCAGAG GTGATTGCTGGAGGCACCAGGGAGGAAGATGACAAGGAAATTCTAAATATCACTACAAGGAGTGCTTTTGTATTTGTCATCACAGCTTCTACGTTTCTGTTGCTACTTTACTTTTTCATGTCGTCTTGGTTTGTCTGGCTGCTGATAATACTTTTCTCCATTGGTGGAGTTGAG GGAATGCATAGCTGTATAATATCCCTGGTATTGAG CAAATGTAAAAGTTGTGGAAGGAAAACGTTGAATTTGCCGCTTCTTGGGGAGATTTCTATTCTATCTCTTGTGGTCTTGATATTTTGCGTGGCATTTGCTATCTTCTGGGCAGTAACTAGGAAAGCATCATACTCTTGGATTGGCCAAGATATTCTG GGAATTTGTTTGATGATAACTGTTCTGCAGTTGGCTCAGTTACCTAATATAAAG GTTGCTACGGTGCTTCTGTGCTGTGCATTTCTCTACGACATCTTCTGGGTTTTCCTTTCACCTGCTATATTCCATGACAGTGTAATGATTGCA GTTGCCCGTGGTGACAAAGCTGGCGGAGAATCCATCCCAATGCTTCTGAGAGTTCCTCGAATATCAGATCCTTATGGTGGCTATGATATGATTGGTTTTGGGGATATTCTCTTTCCCGGTTTGCTGGTTTGTTTTGCTTTTAG ATTTGACAAAGCGAGAAGGAAGACGGTACTAAACGGATACTACATCTGGATGATGGTTGGTTATGGAATTG GTCTTCTATTCACATACTTGGGCTTGTATCTAATGAACGGTCATGGTCAACCCGCGCTTCTATATCTCGTGCCCTGCACACTCG GAGTCTACGTGGTGCTGGGATTGCTGAGGGGCGAACTTAAAGACCTATGGAGCTACGACAGCGAATCAACAAAAGTCGCAGACTCACTATTGGAAGACGCGTAA